Genomic window (Psychromonas sp. L1A2):
GACCACTTCATCGCCCCATAATGCTTCGATATCGACTTTATCACCAGAGCTCAAACCTAGCGCCGTAATATCACTTTCATTCAATAGTATAATATTACGGTCACCGCTTAAGCCGCGATATCTATCTTTAAATCCATAAATCGTTGTATTGTACTGATCATGAGAGCGCAGTGTTTGTAACACAAAGATACGATTTTTAGTTAAGGCTCGTTGTGACGCTGACACAATTGAATCGGGTAAAGGTGAACTATGGAATTGTGCTTTTTGATCATTTGTATTCCATACTCGTTGCCCTGCAGCATTACCTAAATAAAAGCCTCCAGGTGCTTGCAAGCGTTGGTTCATATCAGAAAAACCTGGGATAGTTTGACTAATATAATCACGAATCAAATCATAATCTTTAACCGTGTCTAACCAATTAATAGGTGAACTTCCTAAGGTTGCTTGCGCAATACCAGCTATAATCACGGGCTCTGAACGCATTTGGCGAATATCACTTTTAATGACACCTTGAGAACTATGCACCATAGAGAATGAGTCTTCTACGGTGATTTTTTGAGACTTCCCTTGTTGCAAATCGATATCCGTACGCCCTAAACAAGGTAAAATTAATGCTGTTTTACCTGGGTATAAATGCGTTCGGTTTAGTTTAGTGGCGATATTAACCGTTAAATCACAGCGGCTCATAGCTTGACGCGTGATCTCTGTATCAGGCATTGCAGCCACAAAATTTCCGCCTAAACCAATAAACACTTTACTGTCACCTCTTAGCATTGCCTCCACAGCTTGAACGGCATTATGTCCGTGTTCTGCTGGCGGCGTAAAGTTAAAGGTTTTCTCTATGTTATCCAACAATACACTATTGGGTTGTTCATCAATTCCCATCGTGCGGTCACCCTGCACATTTGAGTGTCCTCGAACAGGGCATAAACCAGCGCCCTTTTTACCTATATTACCAAACAGTAATTGTAAGTTAGCCATTTCATTAATGGTTGGAACAGAATGTTTGTGTTGAGTAATCCCCATTGCCCAAGTGAAAATAACGCGTTTTGATTGTTGATAAACATCAGCCGCAGATTTTATCTGTTTTTTTGACAAACCTGACTGCGCAGTAATGTCAGACCAAGGTGTGGCATCCACTTGTGCTAAATAAGCTTTTAATCCACTCGTATGCTGCTCAATAAATTTAACATTAAAGACACGGTCACCATTTTCAAGTGCTTGGTTATGTCGTTTTAATAAAACTTTAACCATGCCACGTACGGCAGCCATATCGCCACCTAGATTGGGCGTGAAATATTGACTAGTTAATTTAGTTTCTCCACCTAGCACCATGTGAGCTGGCGATTGTGGATTGGCAAAGCGCTCTAAACCTCGCTCTTTTAAGGTATTAAAGGTGACAATATTCGCACCACGTTGTGCAGCATGACTTAATGTATGCAACATACGCGGATGGTTAGTCCCTGGGTTTTGACCAAACACAAAAATGGCATCGGCATGGTCGAAATCTTCCAGTGTTACTGTTCCTTTACCGACACCAATCGCTTGTTTCATAGCATAACCACTGGCTTCATGGCACATATTAGAACAATCTGGAAAATTGTTAGTACCAAATTTCCTAATCATTAATTGATATAAAAAAGCAGCTTCATTGCTAGCACGGCCAGAGGTGTAAAATTCAGCTTGGTTAGGATCGGTTAAACCATTTAAATGCTTGGCAATTAATGCAAAAGCATCATCCCAACTGATAGCGACATATTTGTCTGTCTCAGCTTGATAAACCATAGGATCAGATAGGCGACCTTGATCCTCTAAATAATAGTCACTTTGTTTACGTAATGCGGACACTGAATACTCAGCAAAGAATTCAGGTGTTAAACGACGTGATGTTGCTTCCCAGTTCACTGCTTTTGCACCGTTTTCACAAAATTTGAAACGATCTTTTTTGCTGTCTTCACCCCAAGCACAACCCGGGCAATCAAAACCATGGTCTTGATTGGTTTTCATTAGATTTAATATGTTTTTAGCTACGTTTTCGCTGTGTAGCAAATGTTTAGCTGTACTTGCGAGTGAACCCCATCCACCAGCTGCTGCAGTATATTTTTTAACCGTCATAATGCCTACCTATGAGTTGTAATGATGCTAATTGTTAAACTTTTCTTGTTGTACTTTTTATTGTTCTATTTTTTTTATTGCTGAATTTTTATTGCTAAATTCGTATTTACTCTTGTTATTAACACGACCACTTCTCTTAAAATGATTAAGGCTGTTGATGCTTTTATTCCTTTTAAGACTGTCGTTGACGTTACAATTCTATTGACTTCATCCGTTTTATTATTGTTTTTTTAAACGAAAATCACCGTGATAAACATTGCAAGCATGTTCGCTGACAAAGCCAATTAAAGTGATGTTGAACTGTTTTGCGACAGCAATTGCTAAACTAGACGGAGCCCCTATCGCAACGACCACCGGAATTTTCGCAGCAACGGCCTTTTGCATTAACTCAAAACTGATCCGCCCACTTAACACTAAAATGGATTGAGCGGAGAGTTCCCCACGAGTCAGTAAATCCCCAATAACTTTATCGACAGCGTTATGTCGCCCCACATCCTCTTTAGTTGATAAGCAGGTATTTAGTGTGAATATACCTGCACTATGCACGCCACCCGTCACTGTAAATAAAGATTGTTGATCTCTTAACTGCGATGAAAAAGTCAATAAAGTGGAAAGAGGCAACCAGTGTTGAGTTTCGTCGATAGCAATATTAAAAGTATGAGCTAACTTTTTAACATTACTGGTGCCGCAGATACCACAGCCAGAATGACTAATAAAATGACGGGTCAATGTTTTCCAGTCAACAGTCACATTATCAGCTAAAAAGACATCACACTGATTATGCTCAATAGTCTCGATGGATTGGATTTGTTCGATACGCTCAATAACGGCATGAGAAAGTAATAAACCAGTCACTAATAAAGCATCTTCACCTGGTGTTCTCATGGTAACCATTAAAGGTTTTTCAAGGACTTCTCCGGTTTTTTGGCAAGTCCAATGTAATACAATATTGAGAGGTTCTTCACTGATAACTATGTCTTCACTCAACCGCACATCAACAGTCCCTTCCGGCGTTAATCGATAGCGTTGACGATTAACATACTGATATGATTTTGAACTCATTAACCACCCTACGTAAGGTTATTCTTTTAAACAAATGACTCAGGCTGATATTCAAATTAAGAAGTCTTAACTGTTTTCTATTAATGAATAACGGATCACTTAGCGGAGATCAGCTTTATATCACATTTATCACAATAATTTTAGATAAATGTCTTAGGATTATGGTCAATTTTTTGTCTTCTTTAATTTTCCGCCTCATCTTGTTAGCCAATTCATTAGCTTTTTTGGCGAATGAATTCACTTATCGAAGTCTGAATGCTCACCAGAATAATTCATAAATACATCATCACCCCACTCTGCATTTATTCATAAACTCGTCTATTTCAATATATAAAAATCATTTCATTGGCGTATTTATTTGCAACCTAAATCAATAATCAAATCACATGACTAATGATTTAGTTTAAAGACACAAACCTTGATCAATAAATATCCTTTCCCATTAATCGATAGAAAATTTACATCGCAATTGAGATAGCAATACCAATAAAAATGATACCAAACATAAAGTTTATATTGCGCATCGTCTGCACCTCTGAAAAAAAGCTTTTAAAAGAGCTAGCCCCAAGACTATAAAGGAACATAACGATTGTATCGATCAGGACGACTATACTGCCCAGTAACAAATATTGAGTAGCAGCTTGTGAATTTTCATTAACGAATTGTGGTAGAAATGCAGTCAAAAAAATGATTGATTTAGGATTTGTTAAATTGACTATAAACCCTTGACGCATCAACACCTGCTTACTTTTTTTAGCTTCATCAACAATAAAAAAATCCTTAGATTTAAGACTACCCATTATTTTATCGACTCCAAGATAGGCGAGATAAGCAATGCCTAGATATTTAATAGCACTGTAAAGTAGTGGTGATTGTGAAACCAACATTCC
Coding sequences:
- a CDS encoding FdhF/YdeP family oxidoreductase, with the translated sequence MTVKKYTAAAGGWGSLASTAKHLLHSENVAKNILNLMKTNQDHGFDCPGCAWGEDSKKDRFKFCENGAKAVNWEATSRRLTPEFFAEYSVSALRKQSDYYLEDQGRLSDPMVYQAETDKYVAISWDDAFALIAKHLNGLTDPNQAEFYTSGRASNEAAFLYQLMIRKFGTNNFPDCSNMCHEASGYAMKQAIGVGKGTVTLEDFDHADAIFVFGQNPGTNHPRMLHTLSHAAQRGANIVTFNTLKERGLERFANPQSPAHMVLGGETKLTSQYFTPNLGGDMAAVRGMVKVLLKRHNQALENGDRVFNVKFIEQHTSGLKAYLAQVDATPWSDITAQSGLSKKQIKSAADVYQQSKRVIFTWAMGITQHKHSVPTINEMANLQLLFGNIGKKGAGLCPVRGHSNVQGDRTMGIDEQPNSVLLDNIEKTFNFTPPAEHGHNAVQAVEAMLRGDSKVFIGLGGNFVAAMPDTEITRQAMSRCDLTVNIATKLNRTHLYPGKTALILPCLGRTDIDLQQGKSQKITVEDSFSMVHSSQGVIKSDIRQMRSEPVIIAGIAQATLGSSPINWLDTVKDYDLIRDYISQTIPGFSDMNQRLQAPGGFYLGNAAGQRVWNTNDQKAQFHSSPLPDSIVSASQRALTKNRIFVLQTLRSHDQYNTTIYGFKDRYRGLSGDRNIILLNESDITALGLSSGDKVDIEALWGDEVVREVTNFTMLAYDIPSGNAAAYYPEANPLVALANYGDFTFTPNSKSIAIVICAAKNPLPERIV
- the fdhD gene encoding formate dehydrogenase accessory sulfurtransferase FdhD, which translates into the protein MSSKSYQYVNRQRYRLTPEGTVDVRLSEDIVISEEPLNIVLHWTCQKTGEVLEKPLMVTMRTPGEDALLVTGLLLSHAVIERIEQIQSIETIEHNQCDVFLADNVTVDWKTLTRHFISHSGCGICGTSNVKKLAHTFNIAIDETQHWLPLSTLLTFSSQLRDQQSLFTVTGGVHSAGIFTLNTCLSTKEDVGRHNAVDKVIGDLLTRGELSAQSILVLSGRISFELMQKAVAAKIPVVVAIGAPSSLAIAVAKQFNITLIGFVSEHACNVYHGDFRLKKQ
- a CDS encoding LysE family transporter, whose translation is MDFIGFIVACIFFSISPGSGAVVSINNVIVNGLKGASFGVLGLQAALVVHLFFIYLGIGMLVSQSPLLYSAIKYLGIAYLAYLGVDKIMGSLKSKDFFIVDEAKKSKQVLMRQGFIVNLTNPKSIIFLTAFLPQFVNENSQAATQYLLLGSIVVLIDTIVMFLYSLGASSFKSFFSEVQTMRNINFMFGIIFIGIAISIAM